atcgagggaggggggtgaggaagatgaagggggaggggggtagggagggggattgggagaggaTAGAGCTGGACAGGGATAGGGAGAGACGGTGgggtgaaagggggggttgggggggtttgcCGGTTGAGTGAGTACTTCTTTGCCCTGATGCTCTGACGATGAGTTTTTATACACAGATCTACTTTCTCTGCCCTCGGTTACATGGGGAATCTCCGCTTGTCTTTGGCAGGACTATTTCAAGTGAGAACTGTGAACTGTCCTTGAGGCAGGGCTATGTTCAAACGAGGCTCGCCACGGGATTGGAATGCCCTCAAGCGAGGGCCATCCCCTCGGAGGACTATATCTACATGGATCACATTGTCTGTGGGAATTATCCCACCTTTTGGCGGTGCTTGGTGGTTTGAGTCCACCACTGGCTAGACATCCCACGGTTGCCTGGACACTACATACCAACCTGCTTCCTACATCCTCATCTTATCCACGTAGTACAGAAAGCGAGCGTCCTCTAACTAAATCTTGTAGATATAACTCGCATGTGCTCGTTCTCCTCGAAGGCTTCGGCCATCTTGTAGAGCAGTTGAACAAAACCCAGGAAGAGCTCGCCGAGCTCAAGAACCTGCGGGAGAAGGAAGTCGAACAGTTCCGTGGCATCAGCGAAGAATGGATTCAACGAGAGAACGGCTACAAGGCTGAAATCAAGCGT
The sequence above is a segment of the Podospora pseudocomata strain CBS 415.72m chromosome 2 map unlocalized CBS415.72m_2, whole genome shotgun sequence genome. Coding sequences within it:
- a CDS encoding uncharacterized protein (EggNog:ENOG503P84M) — translated: MPSSEGHPLGGLYLHGSHCLWELSHLLAVLGGLSPPLARHPTVAWTLHTNLLPTSSSYPRSTESERPLTKSCRYNSHVLVLLEGFGHLVEQLNKTQEELAELKNLREKEVEQFRGISEEWIQRENGYKAEIKRLELVLAKESKNGVASVALARHGSLINRSGTKRFQARLKRLSSSQDAGKFSGPP